A genomic segment from Thermococcus sp. encodes:
- a CDS encoding Lrp/AsnC family transcriptional regulator — translation MVEKNTLTPRQVKLLRKLYEDGKTIEVHTVEKTQDELAKELGITRQALSNHLKVLKELGYIRTGRGFIDLTDKALELLGEKKGDVFVFVKIEPTKRRHVYEAIRKLKIKKIYRVTGDVDLIIEADKTKLDEILEEIASLDGVRETNTHLVLEVL, via the coding sequence ATGGTTGAAAAGAACACCCTAACCCCAAGGCAGGTTAAACTTTTAAGAAAGCTCTACGAAGACGGCAAGACAATCGAGGTTCATACCGTCGAGAAAACCCAGGACGAGCTGGCGAAAGAGCTTGGCATAACAAGACAAGCTTTAAGCAACCATCTCAAGGTTCTCAAGGAGCTCGGCTACATAAGAACCGGCAGAGGTTTCATAGACCTGACAGACAAAGCTCTTGAACTTCTGGGCGAGAAAAAGGGGGATGTATTCGTTTTTGTTAAGATTGAACCGACAAAGAGAAGGCACGTCTATGAGGCCATACGGAAACTTAAAATAAAGAAGATTTACCGCGTTACCGGCGACGTTGACCTGATAATCGAGGCAGACAAGACGAAGCTCGATGAAATACTCGAGGAGATAGCCTCCCTCGACGGCGTCAGGGAAACCAACACCCACCTCGTCCTGGAAGTGTTATGA
- a CDS encoding Clp1/GlmU family protein yields MNKAIYTNDVPPDRLELLAELSSRDAVKVMVIGGLDTGKSTLVTFLANELMNLGKSVAVVDSDVGQKGVLPPATISLALPEENFSTLSELSGVAHYFIGTVSPSQFIGEMAVGVKRLVEMAEKSADVVLIDTTGFVTGPGFEMKRLKAELVRPDLIVFLERNGELGPLARALSPYGDVVRLGVSENARSVSREERREIRFEKWRTYFLNSSLVEFDISEVAITGTSLFHGRPLDEREKTLLSRAFRWLVLAGWENDGRYTVVKADEESFPRGYRSIHAIDFEKLNNLLVGLIDENGLCLGLGILKWINFSAGTLQVLTPLERGSLSFVREIRFGRMRVLETGEELGLLRRDEL; encoded by the coding sequence ATGAACAAAGCCATCTACACCAACGACGTCCCTCCTGACAGGCTGGAACTCCTTGCCGAGCTTTCTTCACGCGATGCCGTTAAGGTTATGGTTATTGGGGGCCTCGACACGGGAAAGAGCACCCTTGTAACGTTTCTGGCAAACGAGCTCATGAACCTCGGAAAGAGCGTTGCAGTAGTTGATTCCGACGTCGGTCAGAAGGGTGTTCTTCCACCAGCTACGATAAGCCTTGCTCTCCCGGAGGAAAACTTTTCAACCCTCTCTGAACTCAGTGGAGTGGCCCACTACTTCATAGGAACGGTCTCCCCGAGCCAGTTTATCGGCGAGATGGCTGTTGGTGTCAAAAGGCTCGTTGAGATGGCCGAGAAAAGTGCTGATGTTGTTTTGATAGACACGACAGGTTTCGTTACCGGCCCGGGTTTTGAGATGAAACGACTTAAAGCAGAGCTGGTGAGACCGGATTTGATAGTTTTTCTCGAGAGAAACGGCGAGCTCGGCCCACTTGCCAGGGCACTCTCACCGTACGGAGACGTGGTCAGGCTTGGAGTCAGCGAAAACGCGAGGAGCGTTTCAAGAGAGGAAAGGCGCGAAATCAGGTTTGAGAAGTGGAGGACATACTTCCTGAACTCCAGTCTTGTCGAGTTTGACATCTCGGAGGTAGCTATTACCGGAACTTCCCTCTTCCATGGCCGTCCCCTCGATGAAAGGGAGAAAACCCTCCTCTCGCGGGCCTTCCGGTGGCTCGTCCTTGCCGGATGGGAGAACGACGGACGCTACACAGTTGTAAAGGCCGATGAGGAGAGCTTTCCGAGGGGCTACCGCTCGATTCATGCCATAGACTTTGAAAAGCTGAACAATCTTCTCGTTGGCCTGATTGACGAAAACGGCCTCTGTCTTGGCCTTGGAATTTTGAAGTGGATTAACTTCAGTGCCGGAACTCTTCAGGTACTAACTCCCCTTGAAAGGGGTTCATTGAGCTTTGTCAGGGAAATCCGTTTTGGAAGAATGAGGGTTTTGGAAACCGGTGAGGAGCTGGGCCTTTTAAGGAGAGACGAACTTTGA